The following proteins are co-located in the Vicugna pacos chromosome 3, VicPac4, whole genome shotgun sequence genome:
- the SERF1B gene encoding small EDRK-rich factor 1 codes for MARGNQRELARRKNMKKSQEISKGKRKEDSLTTSQRKQRDSEIMQQKQKAANEKKSMQTSQK; via the exons ATGGCCC GTGGAAATCAACGAGAACTTGCCCGCCGGAAAAACATGAAGAAATCACAGGAAATTagtaagggaaaaagaaaagaagatagcTTGACTACCTCTCAGAGAAAACAGAG GGATTCTGAGATCATGCAACAAAAGCAGAAGGCAGCCAATGAGAAGAAGTCTATGCAGACAAGCCAAAAATGA
- the LOC102536767 gene encoding survival motor neuron protein has product MAMGGGSGGGGGVPEPEDSVLFRRGTGQSDDSDIWDDTALIKAYDKAVASFKHALKNGDISEASDKPKGTPKRKPAKKNKSQKKNNTTPLKQWKVGDKCSAIWSEDGCVYPATIASIDYKRETCFVVYTGYGNREEQNLSDILSPTSEVINNTEQNAQENENESQISTDESENSSRSPGNKPNNIKSKTAPWNSFLPPPPPMPGSGLGPGKPGLKFSGPPPPPPPPPFLSCWLPPFPSGPPIIPPPPPICPDSLDDADALGSMLISWYMSGYHTGYYMGFRQNQKEGRCSHFN; this is encoded by the exons ATGGCGATGGGTggtggcagcggcggcggcggcggcgttcCCGAGCCGGAGGACTCGGTGCTGTTCCGGCGTGGCACAGGCCAG AGTGATGATTCTGACATTTGGGATGATACAGCACTGATAAAAGCTTATGATAAAGCTGTGGCTTCATTTAAG CACGCGCTAAAGAATGGTGACATTTCTGAAGCTTCAGATAAACCAAAAGGCACACCTAAAAGAAAACCTGCTAAgaagaataaaagccaaaaaaagaataacacaacTCCCTTGAAACAG TGGAAAGTTGGTGACAAATGTTCTGCCATTTGGTCAGAAGACGGCTGCGTTTATCCAGCTACCATTGCTTCAATTGATTATAAGAGAGAAACCTGTTTTGTGGTTTATACTGGATATGGAAATAGAGAGGAGCAAAATCTGTCTGATATACTTTCCCCAACGTCTGAAGTAATTAATAACACAGAACAGAATGCTCAAGAG aatgaaaatgaaagtcaAATTTCAACAGATGAAAGTGAGAACTCCTCCAGGTCTCCTGGAAATAAACCAAATAACATCAAGTCAAAAACTGCTCCATGGAATTcttttctccctccaccacctcccATGCCAGGATCAGGTCTGGGACCAGGAAAG CCAGGTCTAAAATTCAGtggcccaccaccaccaccaccgccaccaccctTCTTGTCATGCTGgctgcctccatttccttctggaCCACCA ATAATTCCCCCACCGCCTCCCATATGTCCAGATTCTTTGGATGATGCTGATGCTTTGGGAAGTATGTTAATCTCTTGGTATATGAGTGGCTATCATACTGGTTACTATATG